From one Leptospira stimsonii genomic stretch:
- a CDS encoding OsmC family protein yields the protein MAKELFYSDAKWSGEGVKILLESRGHRWVVDEPESLGGKDEAANPVEYVLGGLASCLGVLISAFSPAFQVELKDFRVHVEGDLDPDGFLGKAPVRTGFQEIRYSIEVESDSPRENQDRLLEHIQKICPVKDTLQGVSVLPLEGVSAL from the coding sequence ATGGCAAAAGAACTGTTTTACAGTGATGCGAAGTGGTCCGGGGAAGGAGTGAAAATCCTTTTAGAATCCCGTGGTCATCGTTGGGTTGTGGACGAACCAGAAAGTCTCGGGGGAAAGGATGAGGCGGCGAATCCGGTGGAGTATGTTTTGGGCGGACTTGCGAGTTGTCTTGGGGTTTTGATCTCCGCGTTTTCACCTGCCTTTCAGGTGGAACTCAAGGACTTTCGAGTCCATGTGGAAGGAGATCTGGATCCGGACGGATTCTTAGGAAAAGCGCCGGTTCGAACGGGCTTTCAGGAAATTCGATATTCGATTGAAGTGGAAAGCGATTCTCCACGGGAAAATCAAGATCGTCTTCTCGAACACATTCAGAAGATTTGCCCCGTGAAGGATACGCTCCAAGGAGTTTCTGTTCTTCCTTTGGAAGGAGTGAGTGCACTCTGA
- a CDS encoding MBOAT family O-acyltransferase translates to MLFNSIHFLIFYPIVAISYFLLPFRFRWILFLLASCYFYMAFIPAYILILAFTIVLDYYLAIWIENANGSKRRTFLILSLSSNIGILIFFKYFNFLLDNTGILYKFLFSSEMPISPLEIILPIGLSFHTFQSMGYIVEVYQGKIKAERHLGYYWVYVMFFPQLVAGPIERAHHLMTQFHQEHKLLFQNVENGLKYIVYGFLMKLFVADRLSVFVDAMYNHPSEKSGADLLVATYFFAFQIYCDFAGYSNIAIGTAKILGIDLMKNFDRPYFSSSVSEFWGRWHISLSSWFRDYVYIPLGGNRVSTFRHISNLLIVFGLSGIWHGANWTFVIWGLLNGIYLSLEVLIRKVFPKEKSKHNWFRILGILFTFHCVLLSWVYFRASSVGVAHEILSRIFDFSAGESLDLIVEFQRKAGVFALFLFLFLEAIFPFWEKTKEGWKRYGDWAVAGLFVVLIFTGGVFYGSSFIYFQF, encoded by the coding sequence ATGCTCTTTAACTCAATTCACTTTCTTATATTCTATCCGATCGTAGCGATCTCTTACTTTTTACTTCCCTTTCGTTTTCGGTGGATTCTTTTCCTCCTTGCGAGTTGTTATTTTTATATGGCCTTCATACCGGCCTACATTCTTATCCTCGCGTTTACGATCGTCTTGGATTATTATCTCGCGATCTGGATCGAGAATGCGAACGGATCAAAAAGAAGAACTTTCCTTATTTTGAGTCTCTCATCGAACATAGGAATTCTTATCTTTTTTAAATACTTCAACTTCCTTCTGGATAATACCGGAATTCTTTATAAATTTCTTTTTTCCTCGGAGATGCCGATTTCGCCTTTGGAAATCATTCTCCCGATCGGACTTTCGTTCCATACGTTTCAATCGATGGGTTATATCGTGGAAGTCTATCAGGGAAAGATCAAAGCGGAAAGACATCTCGGATACTATTGGGTTTATGTGATGTTCTTTCCCCAATTGGTCGCCGGTCCGATCGAAAGGGCGCATCACCTGATGACTCAGTTTCATCAGGAACACAAACTTCTCTTTCAAAACGTGGAAAACGGACTAAAATACATAGTTTACGGTTTCTTAATGAAGCTTTTTGTAGCGGATCGTCTATCCGTATTCGTGGACGCGATGTACAATCATCCTTCCGAAAAATCCGGAGCGGATCTTTTGGTCGCGACGTATTTTTTTGCGTTTCAGATCTATTGCGACTTTGCCGGTTATTCGAACATCGCGATCGGAACCGCAAAAATTCTCGGGATCGATTTGATGAAGAATTTTGATCGTCCTTATTTTTCCTCCAGCGTCTCCGAATTTTGGGGGCGTTGGCATATTTCTCTTTCCTCCTGGTTTCGGGATTACGTGTATATTCCGTTAGGTGGGAATCGTGTCTCCACGTTTCGACATATTAGTAATCTCTTAATCGTTTTCGGACTTTCCGGAATCTGGCACGGAGCGAATTGGACTTTCGTCATCTGGGGACTTCTAAACGGAATTTATCTTAGTTTGGAAGTTCTGATTCGAAAGGTATTTCCTAAAGAAAAATCGAAACACAATTGGTTTCGAATATTAGGAATTCTGTTTACGTTCCATTGTGTTCTTTTGAGTTGGGTGTATTTCCGCGCGAGTTCCGTAGGAGTCGCGCATGAGATTCTTTCGAGAATATTCGATTTTTCCGCCGGAGAATCTTTGGATTTGATCGTGGAATTTCAAAGGAAGGCGGGTGTTTTCGCGCTCTTTTTATTTCTTTTCTTGGAAGCGATTTTCCCGTTCTGGGAAAAAACGAAGGAAGGTTGGAAAAGATACGGGGACTGGGCGGTTGCGGGTCTCTTTGTTGTTTTGATTTTTACGGGAGGAGTGTTCTATGGATCCAGTTTCATCTACTTCCAGTTCTAA